CCATCCATCGACCTAGCCCTGTGCGCGGCGGCGACCATGGCCAGCGACAACCCGGCTCCCAGCAATGCCATGTAAAAGAGCGCCCGCGGGATTGCTTGCCATCCGATCCATCCGCCCAGCGCCGCTGCCAACTTGACGTCTCCTCCGCCCATGATGCCACCGGCAAACAAGGCCGCCATGATGACAAAGGCGATCGCCAATCCCACGGCTCCTTGCGTCGCCGCCCCCGCCCCCCCGAGCAGCAGCCGTACGCCAATGGCCACGGCTGCTGCGGGATATGTCAACCAGTTTGGTATGCGACGCCATCGCCAATC
This DNA window, taken from Calditrichota bacterium, encodes the following:
- a CDS encoding prepilin peptidase, with the translated sequence MLDETVLRGAVCGAVVAVALLAAYYDWRWRRIPNWLTYPAAAVAIGVRLLLGGAGAATQGAVGLAIAFVIMAALFAGGIMGGGDVKLAAALGGWIGWQAIPRALFYMALLGAGLSLAMVAAAHRARSMDGARDDEELAKVERRRMTVPYGVAIAGGAVLALVL